From Brucella anthropi ATCC 49188:
CTCCGGGCAATTCTGCTAACCATGGAGTGTCCATGCATCAAGAATGTCCCAATCAGTTGGTTTCCGTCACTCCCTGTCAAGATTCTCGGAAAACCGCGGGCGACCTGTATTGATAGATCGGCTCGCGCGCTTTTGATATTGCCGTTGAGCGAGGAGATGCTAAAACTATTACGTTTACGGAAACGTCAATCATGGAGGACGATTGAAGATGGCCTTGCCGGATATCCTGAAAAGCAGACTGCGCATCCCGGTGGTTGGTGCTCCCCTATTCATCATTTCGCATCCGGCTCTGGTCATGGCGCAGTGCAAGGCAGGCGTCGTCGGTTCCTTTCCCGCACTCAATGCCCGTCCTGAAGCACAACTGGACGAGTGGCTGGCAGAGATCACAGAAGGACTTGCCGCTTACGACAAGGCCAATCCGGATCGGCCATCCGCGCCCTTCGCGGTCAACCAGATCGTGCACCGTTCCAACAACCGCCTTGAGCACGATCTCGGCCTTTGTGTGAAATACAAGGTGCCGATCGTCATTTCCTCGCTCGGCGCTGTGCCGGAAGTGAATGCGGCAATCCATTCCTATGGCGGTATCGTCCTTCATGACGTCATCAACAACCGCCATGCCAATTCAGCAATCCGCAAGGGCGCGGACGGCCTCATCGCGGTCGCTGCCGGTGCTGGCGGCCACGCCGGTGCGCTGTCGCCCTTCGCGCTTGTGCAGGAAATCCGTTCTTGGTTCGACGGCCCCTTGCTCCTTTCGGGCGCCATCGCCAATGGCGGATCGATCCTCGCCGCTCAGGCCATGGGCGCCGACCTCGCCTATATCGGCTCGCCCTTCATCGCCACGACCGAAGCGCGCGCGACAGATGCCTACAAGCAGATGATCGTAGACTCGAATTCATCCGACATCGTCTATTCCAACTACTTCACCGGCATCGGAGGCAATTATCTGAAGCCGTCGATCGCCAATTCAGGTCTCGATCCGGAAAACCTGCCGGAAGCCGATCCATCCAAGATGGATTTCGACAAGGCTCAGCAGGAAGGCGCCAAGGCCTGGAAGGATATATGGGGCTGCGGTCAGGGTATCGCCGCCATCCACGAAGTGGCACCTGCCGGGCAACTGGTCGACCGGCTGGAGCGTGAATATAACGACGCCCGCCAGCGTCTTTGCGCAGGCGTTTGATTCTTTGATGGTCACGGAACCGCGCCAGCTTAAAGGCTGGTGTGGTTCCAGCGTTTCACACTCAACGGGTCATTGTCGCATGCCTGCTGTAAAAACCGGTTGATTTCCGCCCTGCCTGACGCTGGCGGTATACATGTTGTGAAAGCTTTTGAACAAACAACGAGATTGTTTGATTTGGGCCTTGCTTTCCTTCATGCTTTTGGTTATCAGCGCACCGTTCAACCGGAAACGGTTGGCTTCCTTCGGGAAATTGGAATGTAATGTTCCGGGCCGCTTTAGCTCAGTTGGTAGAGCACATCATTCGTAATGATGGGGTCAGGTGTTCGAGTCACCTAAGCGGCACCATAAAATCAATGATTTAGCCAGTTTTCGTTTTCACCACATTGACGCTAGCAATCAAATAGCAATCATCGTCGTGTAGCGCGCAAAATCGAATGACAACAGTTTTACGATTTCAAAGAGCTGAGCGGAACGTTCATTGAAGCCCCACTGAAGGGGCCGTTAAGCCCTCCCGCTA
This genomic window contains:
- a CDS encoding NAD(P)H-dependent flavin oxidoreductase; translated protein: MALPDILKSRLRIPVVGAPLFIISHPALVMAQCKAGVVGSFPALNARPEAQLDEWLAEITEGLAAYDKANPDRPSAPFAVNQIVHRSNNRLEHDLGLCVKYKVPIVISSLGAVPEVNAAIHSYGGIVLHDVINNRHANSAIRKGADGLIAVAAGAGGHAGALSPFALVQEIRSWFDGPLLLSGAIANGGSILAAQAMGADLAYIGSPFIATTEARATDAYKQMIVDSNSSDIVYSNYFTGIGGNYLKPSIANSGLDPENLPEADPSKMDFDKAQQEGAKAWKDIWGCGQGIAAIHEVAPAGQLVDRLEREYNDARQRLCAGV